GAACACGCTCGGCGATGTCTCGCGCTCGCTCGTTTCCGCGCTCGATGAGATCGTCTGGGCGATCAATCCCGACTACGATTCGGTGGACGATCTGGCTGCCTACCTGTGGCTTCACGCGCAGCGCCTGCTGAATCCCGCGGGAATTGCCTGCGATCCGGTGAAGCCCGTGGATATCCCCAGCCGCAGCCTCGGCTCGCGCTCGCGGCACTCGCTGCTGCTTGCCTTCAAGGAGGCGCTGAACAACGTGATCAAGCACTCCGGCGCCACGCGCGTGGATCTCGGTGTCCGCGTCGAGGCGGATCACCTCATCGTCAGCATCGCCGACAATGGCTCGGGCATCGCTGCCGGTGATGTGCCGCGGCCCGGTAGCCAGGGCATTGTGGGATTGCGAGAGCGCATGCATGATCTCGATGGCGGGTGCGAGATCGTGGCAAACCCCGGCGGTGGTACCGTCGTGACCTTCACCCTGCCCCTGCGATCCCCATGAACGAAGCCTCATCCCCAGCCGCGAAGACGCCGGTGGCAGTCGTGGAAGACAGCCACACCACGCGCGATGCCCTGAAGACCATCATCGAGCTCGAGCCGGATCTCGAGTGCGTGGTCACTTGCTCCACGGGTGAGGAGGCGCTGAAGCTGCTGCCGAAGTTTTCCCCTGCGATCGTGCTGATGGACATCCAGCTTCCCGGCATGTCGGGCATCGATTGCGTGCGCCGCCTGAGGGAGACGATGCCGGATGTGCTGATCGTCATGGTCACTGTTTATGAAGATCCGGTTCGCATCTTCAGTGCCCTGCGCGCGGGTGCGAATGGCTACCTGCTGAAGCGCTCCACGCCGGAGGAAATGATCTCCGCTATCCGCGAGGTGCGTCGTGGCGGTGGTGCGATGAGCGGCGGCGTGGCGCTGAAGGTGATCCAGTATTTCACCGAGCAGGAGCAGCAGAGCAAGGAACTCGACTCGCTCTCACGCCGCGAGTCCGAGGTGCTGGAGCTGCTATCGAGCGGCATGGGGAACAAGGACATCGCGGCTCGTCTGGGCGTCTCCACGGAGGCCGTGCGCTGGCACCTGCGGAGTATCTACACGAAGCTCCACGTGCACAACCGCACCGAGGCGGCGATGAAATACAAGGGCCTGCAGTAGCGGGATTGATCTGGGCGGCGGCATGCTGCATTGAGGAGAAGCGCGGATTTTTTCTCTCCGGTTGGAGAGGTAGGCAGGAGGCGGTTTCGGAATACGCTCGGGATTGGTCGGGGACCAAAGGCCGGCCGTTTCTTGGAATGAATTTGCGCACCAAATCGTGGAAGACGGACCGGGCACTGGCCCTGTCGCTCGCAGCACTCCTGGCCCAGACCGGTCTCGTGAAGGCTGAGGGCGAGGACATCGTCAATATCATCAATTTCATCCGCGGCGTGGAGCCGCGCCACAAGGTCGATCTCGTCGAGCCGGTGGCCGAGCAGCTCAAGTTGGGCCGCAAGCACGGCCTGCCGACCACCTGGCTCATCCAGTACGACGCGCTGCTCCGCCCGGACATCGTGGACCTGCTGAAGCGCGAGATGGGACCGAATGACGAGATCGGCGCGTGGATCGAGGTGGTGCAGCCGCAGGTGGAAGCCGCGGGCATCAAGTGGCGCGGGCGCTTCCCTTGGGACTGGCACGTGAATGTCGGCTTCACGCACGGCTACTCCGTCGAGGAGCGGAAGAAGCTGATGGATGTCTACATAGCGAAGTTCAAGGAGGTCTTCGGCAAGCACCCGGATTCCGCAGGCTGCTGGATCATCGACGCTCCGACGCTGAACTACCTGCACGACAAGTACGGGGTCTCCACCGCGTGCAATTGCAAGGACCAGAGCGGCACCGACGGTTACACGCTGTGGGGCGGCTACTGGAACCAAGCCTACTACCCCAGCCGCCTGAATGCCTTCATGCCAGCGCAGACCTCGGAGCAGCAGCTCAATGTCCCGGTCTTCCGCATGCTCGGCAGTGATCCGGTGCACCAGTACGACAACGGCCTCGGCGGCTCGTGGCAGGGTGTCGTCACTCTGGAGCCTGTCTATCGCCCCGGTGGTGGCGATGCGAAGTGGGTGGACTGGTTCTTCGACACGAACTTCAACACCCCCAGCCTCGGCTTCTCCTACATGCAGGCCGGGCAGGAGAATTCCTTCGGCTGGCCCGACATGTCGGTCGGCCTCATCGACCAGTACGCGAAGCTCGCAGCGCTGCGCGATCAGAAGAAGATCCGCGTGGAGACCCTTGGCGCGTCCGGCAAGTGGTTCCGCGACACCTACAAGTCCACTCCAGCGACGTCCGTCGTGGCGCTGGAGGACTCGAAGGGCGAGCCGAACCGCAGCATCTGGTACGAGAGCAAGCACTACCGCGTGAATCTCTCGTGGGAAGGCGACCAGTGGCGCATCCGCGACATGCACGTCTTCAATGAGGACTACGCCGAGCGCTACCTCGACAAGCACGAGCCGAGCGCCGTGGCGACCTACGACACGCTGCCGGTGATGGATGGCTTCCACTGGAGCAGGCCCGGCGACCTCGCGGGCATCCGCGGCGTGGTGAAGTCTTCCGATGGCACGCAGCCTCTCAAGACGAAGGGCGTGCCCGTGGTGAAGGAAGTCGGCACCGAGTCGCTGGTGGTGACCTGCGACCTCGCGGCAGGTGGTGCGGTGGAGTTCCGCTGCGACCCCACGAAGTTCGCCATCGAGCTGAGCGGCGAGACCGCGCGCTCCGACTGGGGCCTCGATATGACGTGGGCGAAGGACAAGAAAATCCCTCTCGCCGATGTGACGAAGCACGCGATCGGCTTCAAGCAGGAGGGCTTCGGCTACTCGCTTTCCTTCGGCGCCAGCGAGGTCTCGCGCACCGGTGACGAGAACAAGATCCACATCAAGGAATCCCGCGACGTGGTGACCTTCACCTTCGGTTCCGACAGCGCCACTTCATCGAACTAGCCCACCGGTACGACGCCCCGGCATCTGCCGGGGCGTCGCAGGCCGAGGGCTCCTGATTTTTCCCATAGCCCCAGAGAAGACCCAAGACCAAACCCCATGAAATCCAGATTCACCACACTGCTCGCACTGACGGCCACGGCCTCGGTGTCCCATGCCGGCATCTTCGTCCAGGAGCTGTTTGACAACATCTCCACGGGGAATGCCTCGCTCAATGGTGCCGGAAGTACGACGACCACCGTCGGCCTTTCCGGGACGTGGGCGACCAATGGCAGCACTGCCATCAACACGGCGAACAACTTCAACGTGAACGGCGTGAATGGCGAACTCCTGCCCGGATTGCCTTCGGATGGCGGTGCGCCGGGTGGCGTGTGGAATGCGACCGGCGGCTACGGCACGAGCATCTTCGCGACCCGCCCGCTTGTCACGCCGATCAGCTTTGCCACGGACCGCACGATCTACTTCAGCGTGCGGCTGAACAATCCTGGCGACACGTCGATGGGTGTGGGTCTGGCCTCGGGCAATGAGCTGACATCGGACTTCGTGGGGGCTGGCTTTACCTGGAACAACGCGGTTCCGATTGCTGGAGGCGGCAATATTGCGGGGAATTCCCCTTACATCAGCTACGGCAAGCTGGATGGTGCCCAGCAGAACGGCGTCTATGGCATCCGTGCCTTCGAGCCGGGCAAGCTGGTCAACGGCCCCGGACTTCTGGTCGGACGCATCAAGATCAGCGCCACCGGCGATGACGAGATCCACATCAAGCGCTACGCGCCGGGCCAGACGATCGATGACAACCTTACGGCGATCGTCTGGAGCGCCAGCAGCACGGTGAATACCTCGATGAATGCCACCCATCTGCTGCTGTGGATGAATGGCACCGGCTCGGGGGAACTTGATGCCATCCGCTTTGGCGACACGTGGACGGACGTGACCGGCGTGACGCTCGCAGCGAATGAGCAGCCCGCGCTGACGTCCGCAGCGGTGACGAATGTCACCCTCACCGGTGCCCAGGCATCGGCGAATCTTTTCACCAGCCCCGGTCAGGTGACGCTTTACTGGGATACCTTCGACCAAGGGACCGATGCGGGTGCTTGGTCATCGTCCCTTTCGCTGGGGACACAGGCCATCGGCCCGGTCAGCGGAGCCATCACCGGCTTGTCCGCGGACACCCGCTACTACTATCGCTTCCGTGCCGTGAATACGAATCCCGAGCCGGATCTGGAAGGCTGGAGCGAGAACGGCCGCTATTTCGATACCCCGCTCACAGGCTTGGCCGTGGATGATCTCTTCGCCGAGGCGCAGAGCGCGTATGCGGTGGATCTCTACTGGAGCGATGTCTTCTACACCGAGACGGGCTACGTCATCGAGCGCTCGCTCTCCGGGGCGAACGAATGGACGACGGTGGCCACGCTGCCGGCGAATACCGGCCAATACACGGACACCGCTTCCGGCCTGCAGCCGAATACCGCGTATGAATACCGCATCTCGGCGACGCATCCCGTCGGAGGATCCAATCTGTCGAATGTCGTGGCCGTCACGACCGATGACGTCTCTCCGTTCCAGACGAAGCTGCTGATCAACTTCGACGGAACGCTGGACGGCAACTTCTACACCCTGGGAGAAGGGGAGATCGACGAGACATCGAGCTTCAAGGCGAATGGCGCGCCTACCGTGAGCAATGGGGTCGCGAGGCTGAATCCCGGAGTGGACAATGGCCCGGATGGCTTCGACGCGAACCCATCGATGCTCGGTGACCTGCGCGCGCAGAATTGGATCGCGGAAGCAGTCGTGACCTACAACTCCGTCAACAGCACCACGACCACACCATGGCTGATCGACGTGCAGGGCGATACGAATCTCCGCCTGCGCAGCGAGACGAGTGCCGATGTGCTCCAACTCTTCTACTACAATGGCAGCGCCGTGCAGCGCAGCCTGAGCCCCTTGCCGCCGAGCGGTGTGAAGGCCCACTTCGCCCTCGTCTGGGATGCCGCCACCACGACGCTCACCGGCTATGTGAATGGCGAGCTGATCGGGCAGTTGAGCAACGGCCCGTTTGCCCGCCCCGATGTCACGAACCTGAGCTTCGGCTACCTCGGTCGCACGAACTTCGTCGGCAATGGCATCGACGGCACGCTGGACGCGGTATCCTTCCAGACCGGAACGGGTCTCTTCGATCCAGGGTCGAATTTCATCATCATGCCAGAGACGCAGGGCTATGCGGCGTGGATCGCAGGATACAATGTCGGTGCTCTGACCGGCTTCGAGGATGATGCGGATGGCGATGGCCTGAGCAACGGCTTGGAAGCGCTGCTCGGCACGAACCCCTCCACGGCGAATGCCTCGGCACTGACGCAGGTCACGTCGAATGGCACGACCACATCCTTCTTCCACACGCTGGCAAGCAACGCGATCAGCGACGTGGCGGCATCCTACGAGTGGTCTCCGAATCTGACCGACTGGTATGCCGCGGACGGCGTCGCAGGTCCTGCAGGTGGCGCGACGGTTAATGCCACCACCACTCCCGCCGCAGGCGGTGTGACGGTCACGGCTACATCCAGCTCACCGATGACAAAGGCCTTCATCCGCCTGAAGGCGAGCCAGATCCTCGCCGACTGATTGAACTCCCAAAACCCCCACTGAAGACCAAAACAAACATGGACCTGAAAACCTCCCGATCCCTCGGAATGGCGGCTGCCTCCGCCGTCATGCTGGCCCTTTCGTCCCAGAGCCACGCCACGATCATTGTCCAGGAGCTCTTCGACAACATCGGCGGCGGCGGTGACAAGTCGCTGAACGGCCTGGGCGACACCGCCACGACCGTGGGCCTCACCGGCACCTGGCAGGTGAATGGCACCAATGGCATGATGATTGCCACCAACTTCAACGGTGGCACCTCGGCATCGCCCGCCTTGCCGGGCCTCCCTCCGGGCGATGGTGCATTGGGCGGTGTGTGGAATGGCACCGGAAGCTACAATACGAACATCTACGCCACGAGGCCGCTCACCAGCACCATCGACTTCGGCGCGGACCAGGTGCTCTACTTCAGCGTCCGTCTGGACAATCCGCTCGATACCGCCATGGGCATCGGCCTGGCCTCCGGCACCTCGGCATCCGGGTCCACGTCCTTCATCGGGGCAGGCCTGAGCTGGAACAATGCGACATCCATCGGCGGTAGCGCAAACGACGCATCGAATGCCTCCTATATCTCCTACGGCACGCTGGGTGCGGACAATGGCCCCTATGGCATCCGCGCGCACGAGGCGAAGGATAGCGTGAATGGCGCTGCCTTGATCGTCGGACGCATTACCATCAGCTCCACGGTGGCAGACCAGATCGATATCATGCGCTACGGCCCGGGCTCGACCATCCAGGCCGATCCCTCACTGGTGACGGCTTGGACGGCATCGGACAGCTTCGACACCTCGATGGTGGCGGACAATCTCCTGCTGTGGCTGAACGGAGGCAGCTCCGGTGGGGGCCAAGTCGATGCAATTCGCATCGGTACTACATGGGCCGATGTCACGGGAGTGCCGGAGCCTGGCTCCGTAGCACTGGCCGCCCTTGCAGCGGGTTTCGGTTTTGTCCGTCGCCGCCGGTAATATTTCCTGGGTACTTCGAGTAACTGGCTACAGGGGCAGGCACCGTCTGAGAGCGGTCTTGCCCCTGTGGTATATTTTCGTCAAATGGACGCAAGGGTCCGGGAAGTGCTTGTGCCCGGCCTTTGTTTTCCCCCCTTCGTGCAATCCGTAGAGCTTTCCTTTGTCTCATGATGAGGTTTTCCGTTTCCGACTCTTCCGCCGCCGGTTTCATGGCTTCCCGGCGAATTCTCACCGCGAGCGCGGCATGCCTGGCGCTTTGCGGAGCGGCGGCAATGGCTGCGGAGGGCCCGGGTCTGGAGAACCGTGATTTCCCCCCTGCACAGGTGGGCACCATCCTTTCCCATGTGGACACCGGTGCGGCCATCAGCGGCGTGGCCATGCACCGCGGCTACCTCATCGTGCCGATGGGTGCGGACCACGGCGGCGGGCAGGGTGCTGGCTGCCTTACGGTCTTCGACGTGAGCAATCTCTCCGCCCCGGTGGAGGTCTTCGATTCACGCGATGAGCCGGCGCGCTACCAGACCTCGTCATCGCCGGACTACTTCGGAGATTTTGCGGAAATGCACCACCTTTCCATCTCGGGGGACCGGATACTGGTGGCCGAGCGGCACGGCGCGAGCGGTGGCTTTTCGATCCTCGACATGTCTCCGCTTTATGACGAATCGCCTGCGACGAAGCCGGGCATCGTCAGCCGCTACATTTTCCCGGGTGGCTCCCCGCCGTCGAACTACGATGGCTTCTCCTTCGCCCCCGCCTGGCAGGGCTCGCGCTATGTCTATGCGCCCACCGGTAGCGGCGGTCTCTACGTGGTGGACACGTCGGATCCGGAGGAGCCGGTGCTGATCCGCCACATGCCGCGCTCCGCGCTGGCAAACATGACGCTGCGCTCGGCCACGGCCATCGGGAACCTGCTCATCCTGAATTCCGCCGCCGTGGAGACCAGCTTCACCGCGCTGGTCATGGACATCAGCGACCCGGCGGACCCGAAGCAGATCAGCTCCTTCGGCGGCCCGCTCGGCTACCAGGGCTTCGTCTATGGCGGCAGCTTTTACGGTGCCGGCAAGCCGATCGTCCGCCACGATTTCTCGAATCCGCAGAACGTCGTTGCCACGACCCTGGCGTCCGGCTCCGTGCTCAACCAGCTCGACCGACAGGAATATGGCTTCGGCAAGGACGAGAACATTTTCATCGGTCACTATCCCGGCTCGACGAAGTGGCGCATCACTGGAAACACGGCCACCTTCGTCAACCGCATCGACTCGGGCATCGTGCCCGCGGATGACCACGCCTTCCTCACGCCGCTCGGCAATGCGGTGGCGATCACCACGGATCACAACAATCCTCGCAAGCTGATCTTCGGCCTGCACGATGCGGTGAAGGACTCGCGGCCGCCGGTGCCGAATTTCCATTCTCCGTCCGCGAATGCCACGAATGTCAGCCTGACCTCGCGCATCGGCGTGTGCTTCACCGACTACATCGACGCGGGCTCGCTCGACACCACCAGCTTCCGGGTCCGCGTCATCGGCCAGCAGGCATCCATCCCCGGCAGCGTGGGGGTGAAGGAAGGCATCGTGAATTTCGTGCCCGCCGCCAACCTGCTTCCGAATACCACTTACGAGGTCTTCCTGCAGGGCAATGGCATCCGCGACTACTCGGGGAATGCGGTCCCCTCGGATACGATTGTCTTCCGCTTCTCCACCGGCCAGGCCGTCAGCGAATACTCCACCATCGTGGAGACCGCGGCACCCGCGGTGATGGGTTCCACGGTCAATATGCACCTCGCGGTGAACAATATCGGCGGGCAGTCGCTGGAGCACTCGTGGGACTTCGGCGATGGCTCGCCAGCCACTACCTACAGCACTGCGGTCGATGCGTCGCATACCTACAGCACGCCGGGCAATCACCTCGTGACCGTGCGCACCCGCATGGCCGGGCAGACCTACGCCACCGCGGTGAGCAACGTGCAGGTGATCCACCGCCCCATCCCGGCTCAGGCACCGGCCCGCAGCTCGACCATTGCGATGGACGCTGTGAATGGGAAGGTATGGACGGTGAATCCGGACAACGGATCGATCTCCGGCATCCTCACGAGTGACAACACGCGCGCCCACGAGATTCCCGTGGGCAGCGATCCGAAGTCGCTCGCGCTGGGGCCTGACAACCGGCTGTGGATCGCGAACAAGGAATCGTCCACGCTTTCCGTTGTGAATCGCGCTACCGGTGCCGTGGTGGCCACGCACCCGCTGCCGCCCGGCTCCGCTCCGCACGGCATCGTGGTGCATCCGTCCCAGCCGCGCGCCTACGTGTGTCTCGAAGGAAGACGCGAAGTGGTGGAGATCGATACCGCGAGCGGCGTGGTGCTGCGCACGGTGGCCACGCTCGAGTGGCCGAGGTCGCTGGCTCTCGACCCCATCGGCGGCACCTTGTGGGTCGGTCATTTCATTTCGCCGGAGGATGCGGGAAAGGTGACGGCGGTGGATCTCGCGGGCTTCACCGCGGCGACCGTGGTGGACCTCGCCCCGGTGATGGACGAGGACACGGCGAGCGGCGGCATGGGATTGCCGAACTACCTGGGCTCGCTGGCGATCTCGCCGGACTACAGCCATCTCTACGTCCCGGCAAAGAAGGACAATGTCTTCCGCGGCACGCGTCGCAACGGGCTCGACCTCACCTTCGAGCACACGGTGCGCAGCATGGCATCCAGCATCGACCTGCAGGCCCGCACCGAGACCGCATCACGGAGGCTGGACTTTGACAATAGCGACTTCGTGACCGCGCTGGCGTACAGCCCGCAGGGAAATCAGGTCTTCTTCGCCTCCAGCGGCTCGTCCTTCATCTGGGTGATCGACGCCTATGGTGGAGGCGCTCCCTACAGCATCGGCACGGGAGGCCTGGCTCCGGACGGCCTGGCCGTCAGCCCGGACGGGTCGCGTCTGTATGTCCACAATTTCATGTCGCGCACGGTGACGGTGCTGGCCACCTCGACGGTGTGCGCCGGATTCTGCGGCAGCTCGCCTCTGAAGGCAGTGGTGCCCACGGTGACGACCGACGCGCTTGCTGCCGATGTCCTGCGCGGGAAGCAGATCTTCTACAATACGGAGGACCCCCGCCTCGCCTCGGACAGCTACATGAGCTGCGCGAGCTGCCATCTGGATGGCGGGCACGATGGCAGGGTCTGGGACTTCAGCGGCATGGGCGAGGGCTTCCGCAACACGATCGACCTGAATGGCCGCGGCCTCGGGCACGGGCCGCTGCACTGGACGGCCAACTTCGACGAGGCCCATGACTTCGAAGGGCAGATCCGCGATCTGAGCGGTGGCACCGGCCTGATGAAGAACAGCGATTTCCACGGCGGCACCTTGTCGCGGCCACTGGGTCAATCGAAGGCGGGCTACAGCAGCGACCTCGATGCGCTGGCGGCCTATGTGCAATCGCTCACGACGGTGGGCCGCAGCCCCTATCGGGAAGCTGGTGGATCTCTCTCGGCGGATGCCGTGCTGGGCCGCGAGATCTTCCGCCAGGAAAACTGTGCCTCGTGCCACTCGGGCTCGACCTTCACCGACAGCGCAAGCCTCACCCGCCACGATGTGGGAACGCTCGGCGTGAATTCCGGCGAGCGGCTGGGTGGAGAGCTTGATGGCCTCGACACTCCGACCTTGCGCGGCCTCTGGAAGACCGCCCCCTACCTGCATGATGGCTCCGCGGCCACGCTCCGCGAGGTGCTGGTGGATCGCGACATCAGCGGTCGCCACGCGAATCTATTCCACCGCAGCAGCGCGGAGATCGACCAGCTCGTCGCGTATCTCTTGCAGATCGACGATCTCGAAACGTCCGCGCCCGGGTCCACGGTCAATCAACCGCCCGTGATCACTTCCTTGCCGAAGCAGGTTTCATCCGTGCAGCAGCCGGTCAACCTGCAGGTGGTGGCCTCGGATCCCGACGGTGGCGCATTGACCTATCACGCGATGGGCCTGCCGGACGGCTTGTGGATCGACGAATCCACGGGCGCGATTTCCGGCGCTCCTTCCATGGTGGCGGGCTTCACCGCGCATGTCTCCGTGCGCGATGCCGCGGGAGCCTCGGCCACGATGTCCTTCGCATGGGACGTGCTCACCTACTCCTCCGTGCCGGTCATGGCTCCGGCGGTCGCGGGCGAGTTCCGCTACGTGAAGTTCGTCTCGCTTTCCACGCACGATAACTCGCTGTGGACCGTCGTCTCCGAGTTCAATGTGCTCGATGGAAATCTCCAGGCGATGAACCGCGCGGGCTGGTCGGTCACGGCGGACAGCGAGGAGACGGCACAGGAGAATGGCCGGGCGACGCGCGCCTTCGATGGCCAGACGAATACCTTCTGGCACACGCGCTGGTCAGGCGGGAATCCGCCGCCGCATCCGCATCACCTCATCATCGACATGCTCACCACGCGCAGCGTCGGTGGGTTCTCCATCGCGCCGCGTCAGGACGCAGCCGGTGGCCGGGTGAGGGATTGGGAATTTTACGGAAGCAATGACGGCACCACCTGGACGCCTGTATCCACCGGCTCGCTGGCGAATACTGCCAGCACCCAGGCGGTGGAGACGCTCATCCAGGATGAGCAGGAGGTGGAGAAGTTCCGCTATGTGAAGTTCGAAGCGCTGACTCCCCACGAGGACTACCTCTGGGCCGTGGTGTCGGAGTTCAACGTGCTCGATGCGAGAGGCCTCTCGATGAATCGCACCGGCTGGGCGATCACCACGGACAGCGAGGAGACGGCGCAGGAAAATGGCCGCGCTACCCGTGCCTTCGACGGGCAGGGGGGCACCTTCTGGCACACGCGCTGGAGCGGCGACAACCTGCCGGGCTACCCGCATCACCTCACCATCGACATGCTGTCACCACGGCACGTGGGTGGCTTCTCCATCGCGCCGAGACAGGACTCCGCGACGGGCCGCGTGAGGACATGGCGCTTCCACGGCAGCCATGACGGCAGCACTTGGAAGCTGCTGGGCGAGGGATCGCTGTCATCCATCTTCGAAACGCAGAACCGCTACGTCAGCGGCACGCGCGGGCACGCCACATGGGAAACGTGGAGCAATGTCACGGGCGCCCTGACCGCGGATGCCCGCTACCCGGAATTCCCTAACAGCATGCAGCTCCGCTCGTCCTTCGAGGCTCCAGCGAATGCCGGGAACAACTTCGGCTCGCGGATGCGTGCCTATCTCACGCCGCCGGTCACGGGCAGCTATCGCCTGTGGATTTCCGGCGACGATGAGGCGGTCCTGCGGATGAGCCCGACCTACGAGGAATCCCG
The genomic region above belongs to Luteolibacter flavescens and contains:
- a CDS encoding PEP-CTERM sorting domain-containing protein; translation: MDLKTSRSLGMAAASAVMLALSSQSHATIIVQELFDNIGGGGDKSLNGLGDTATTVGLTGTWQVNGTNGMMIATNFNGGTSASPALPGLPPGDGALGGVWNGTGSYNTNIYATRPLTSTIDFGADQVLYFSVRLDNPLDTAMGIGLASGTSASGSTSFIGAGLSWNNATSIGGSANDASNASYISYGTLGADNGPYGIRAHEAKDSVNGAALIVGRITISSTVADQIDIMRYGPGSTIQADPSLVTAWTASDSFDTSMVADNLLLWLNGGSSGGGQVDAIRIGTTWADVTGVPEPGSVALAALAAGFGFVRRRR
- a CDS encoding response regulator transcription factor, whose protein sequence is MNEASSPAAKTPVAVVEDSHTTRDALKTIIELEPDLECVVTCSTGEEALKLLPKFSPAIVLMDIQLPGMSGIDCVRRLRETMPDVLIVMVTVYEDPVRIFSALRAGANGYLLKRSTPEEMISAIREVRRGGGAMSGGVALKVIQYFTEQEQQSKELDSLSRRESEVLELLSSGMGNKDIAARLGVSTEAVRWHLRSIYTKLHVHNRTEAAMKYKGLQ
- a CDS encoding fibronectin type III domain-containing protein, coding for MKSRFTTLLALTATASVSHAGIFVQELFDNISTGNASLNGAGSTTTTVGLSGTWATNGSTAINTANNFNVNGVNGELLPGLPSDGGAPGGVWNATGGYGTSIFATRPLVTPISFATDRTIYFSVRLNNPGDTSMGVGLASGNELTSDFVGAGFTWNNAVPIAGGGNIAGNSPYISYGKLDGAQQNGVYGIRAFEPGKLVNGPGLLVGRIKISATGDDEIHIKRYAPGQTIDDNLTAIVWSASSTVNTSMNATHLLLWMNGTGSGELDAIRFGDTWTDVTGVTLAANEQPALTSAAVTNVTLTGAQASANLFTSPGQVTLYWDTFDQGTDAGAWSSSLSLGTQAIGPVSGAITGLSADTRYYYRFRAVNTNPEPDLEGWSENGRYFDTPLTGLAVDDLFAEAQSAYAVDLYWSDVFYTETGYVIERSLSGANEWTTVATLPANTGQYTDTASGLQPNTAYEYRISATHPVGGSNLSNVVAVTTDDVSPFQTKLLINFDGTLDGNFYTLGEGEIDETSSFKANGAPTVSNGVARLNPGVDNGPDGFDANPSMLGDLRAQNWIAEAVVTYNSVNSTTTTPWLIDVQGDTNLRLRSETSADVLQLFYYNGSAVQRSLSPLPPSGVKAHFALVWDAATTTLTGYVNGELIGQLSNGPFARPDVTNLSFGYLGRTNFVGNGIDGTLDAVSFQTGTGLFDPGSNFIIMPETQGYAAWIAGYNVGALTGFEDDADGDGLSNGLEALLGTNPSTANASALTQVTSNGTTTSFFHTLASNAISDVAASYEWSPNLTDWYAADGVAGPAGGATVNATTTPAAGGVTVTATSSSPMTKAFIRLKASQILAD
- a CDS encoding discoidin domain-containing protein — protein: MASRRILTASAACLALCGAAAMAAEGPGLENRDFPPAQVGTILSHVDTGAAISGVAMHRGYLIVPMGADHGGGQGAGCLTVFDVSNLSAPVEVFDSRDEPARYQTSSSPDYFGDFAEMHHLSISGDRILVAERHGASGGFSILDMSPLYDESPATKPGIVSRYIFPGGSPPSNYDGFSFAPAWQGSRYVYAPTGSGGLYVVDTSDPEEPVLIRHMPRSALANMTLRSATAIGNLLILNSAAVETSFTALVMDISDPADPKQISSFGGPLGYQGFVYGGSFYGAGKPIVRHDFSNPQNVVATTLASGSVLNQLDRQEYGFGKDENIFIGHYPGSTKWRITGNTATFVNRIDSGIVPADDHAFLTPLGNAVAITTDHNNPRKLIFGLHDAVKDSRPPVPNFHSPSANATNVSLTSRIGVCFTDYIDAGSLDTTSFRVRVIGQQASIPGSVGVKEGIVNFVPAANLLPNTTYEVFLQGNGIRDYSGNAVPSDTIVFRFSTGQAVSEYSTIVETAAPAVMGSTVNMHLAVNNIGGQSLEHSWDFGDGSPATTYSTAVDASHTYSTPGNHLVTVRTRMAGQTYATAVSNVQVIHRPIPAQAPARSSTIAMDAVNGKVWTVNPDNGSISGILTSDNTRAHEIPVGSDPKSLALGPDNRLWIANKESSTLSVVNRATGAVVATHPLPPGSAPHGIVVHPSQPRAYVCLEGRREVVEIDTASGVVLRTVATLEWPRSLALDPIGGTLWVGHFISPEDAGKVTAVDLAGFTAATVVDLAPVMDEDTASGGMGLPNYLGSLAISPDYSHLYVPAKKDNVFRGTRRNGLDLTFEHTVRSMASSIDLQARTETASRRLDFDNSDFVTALAYSPQGNQVFFASSGSSFIWVIDAYGGGAPYSIGTGGLAPDGLAVSPDGSRLYVHNFMSRTVTVLATSTVCAGFCGSSPLKAVVPTVTTDALAADVLRGKQIFYNTEDPRLASDSYMSCASCHLDGGHDGRVWDFSGMGEGFRNTIDLNGRGLGHGPLHWTANFDEAHDFEGQIRDLSGGTGLMKNSDFHGGTLSRPLGQSKAGYSSDLDALAAYVQSLTTVGRSPYREAGGSLSADAVLGREIFRQENCASCHSGSTFTDSASLTRHDVGTLGVNSGERLGGELDGLDTPTLRGLWKTAPYLHDGSAATLREVLVDRDISGRHANLFHRSSAEIDQLVAYLLQIDDLETSAPGSTVNQPPVITSLPKQVSSVQQPVNLQVVASDPDGGALTYHAMGLPDGLWIDESTGAISGAPSMVAGFTAHVSVRDAAGASATMSFAWDVLTYSSVPVMAPAVAGEFRYVKFVSLSTHDNSLWTVVSEFNVLDGNLQAMNRAGWSVTADSEETAQENGRATRAFDGQTNTFWHTRWSGGNPPPHPHHLIIDMLTTRSVGGFSIAPRQDAAGGRVRDWEFYGSNDGTTWTPVSTGSLANTASTQAVETLIQDEQEVEKFRYVKFEALTPHEDYLWAVVSEFNVLDARGLSMNRTGWAITTDSEETAQENGRATRAFDGQGGTFWHTRWSGDNLPGYPHHLTIDMLSPRHVGGFSIAPRQDSATGRVRTWRFHGSHDGSTWKLLGEGSLSSIFETQNRYVSGTRGHATWETWSNVTGALTADARYPEFPNSMQLRSSFEAPANAGNNFGSRMRAYLTPPVTGSYRLWISGDDEAVLRMSPTYEESRAMEIASVPSATNPREWGRFPVQQSAPVNLVAGRLYYIEALHRDGTGNDHLAVAWTGPGTTTPTVIAGQHLMPVGPVPGPQMLSAPDVSPVFVVAEGLPAGTAVGSIQASGGPFVYQITGGNAAGKFAINSATGAITLAGELDYETTPQHLLTALATGASGEAISFHITVTVANRIETNEEAVRLALTGPGGAFEGHGNPALIGFASDPDGDGIANAFEVLFGNDAGASDALRPIRFVPVEVGGETRMAYEFQVAASATEVLEFRCMGSSDLQSWTRLAAEPQIIAEANDLRTYRVVDDVPLSDGGRRMMRISLEP